Genomic segment of Peribacillus frigoritolerans:
TTATCCGCATGACTACGAGAATGGTTGGGTGAAGCAGCAATACTTACCGGACAAACTGCGCAGAAAAAAATACTACAAACCGAAAAAGAGCGGGAAATTTGAACAAGCCCTTGCCTCGGTCTATGAAAATATCGAGAAAAAGAAATAACTCCGGATCACTTCAGACCCGGAGTTTCTTTATTGTGGGAAATGAAAACTTTTAACATGCCTCATGTTGACAAAAATCGCCTCCCCTTGAGCATTCACCATCTCAATAATGCCATCTTTCACTGCACTGATCATCCCGATATTCTGCGGATGCATCCCCAAGTCGAGCACTACCAGTTTATTGGTTAACTTTTTCACCTGCTCCTCCAATGTCCGGGCCCAGCTTAAAGATGAAACCTGTGCCAATTGTTCCCCTTTATTCAAACCGTATGGACCCTTTGCATCATCGCAAACCGAAAGCCACTTTAAATGATCCATCGAAATGAACATCGTTTTAAATACTGGCGAATAAAAGACGAAATAGTTATTCATGATGCCCACGATATAACCATGAACCGAGTTTTTTTTTGTGAGCAGGATTTCAACAAACATCCCCTTCGCATTCATCAGTAATTTTCGGAACGATGTCTCGTCAATCTCCGGCTCTCCTCCCGAACCAATCTCCTCATCGATTATAGGAAAGGAAAAATTCTTAATGTGCCGGAATGGAATGTAACGGTAGGCTTTTCCAGTATACAAAACGATGATGTCAGAACTTACTTCAATTAAAATCCCCGCTTCATTTATATTCCCTGAGAGCTCCAGTTCCATATACTGGCCTATATGCTTTGCTAACAAGCGACTCTTCCCCCTTTATATTAAAATCAACCAAACAAAATGGTTGCTTGGCCATTTTAAAAGCATTTGAACATAAACTTTTGAAAATGAAAAAATAAATCAAAATGGTGTAACGAATCCCAATGAATCCATCTTGGGCAACAACGGCATGTCCACCTTTCATAAGAAGGCACAACAACTCGATCTTGGTTGCTGTACCTGTTTGGTATTTCTTTACCGGATATTTTGATTTGAAGCTTTGATTAGGTTCTCAATCCAAATTTGCTTGAATGCATTTGCACGAGGACTTCTGCGTCTTGCTGATATTTCTTCTGAGCTTGAGCTTGAAGAGCTTTCATCTGAGCTTGAGCTTGAAGAGCTTTCATATGAGCTTGAGCTTGAAGAGCTTTCATATGAAGAACTGCTCTCTTCTGATGAACTGCTTTCATCTTTTCTACTTCCGTTTGCTGAATTTCCATTTGCTGAATTTGCGTTTGATGCACCTCCGTCTGACGAACCTCCATCTTCGGATTTTTCATCTGTCTCCTCTTCAGCTTCTTCCTCTACCTGCACAGTTAAGGCAACGAATTGGACATGATCAGTTGTCACATAAAATAATTCTTGATTATGCACAACGATAAGGTACGTATCAGCCACTTCCATCAGGATGCCCTCAACCCTCTCAGGTCCACCAGCGAAAACGGATACCCAGTTGTGGACTAAGCGAGTCAGAATTCCATTTAGTGTATCAGTTCCGTTATAAACAAATTCAGGCAATAATTGTTCGTCTGATTGTTCTATCACTGTTACACTTTTAATATGGGAAATCGGGTATAAAACAAGCCCATCTTTCTCCGTGGATAAAACTAAAAATTCATCTTTCACATCTACAACCCGGCCAACTTTAGATGCCGGACCGCCGCCATTCACTTGAATGCAGCTAGTTTGAAGAGTTGCCAGCAATCCTAAAAAACTGGTCGGAAATACTATTTCTTCTTCCTCGGCCAATAAATCGACTTGTGACTTTTTCGCATTCGCGACAACGATTTTCAAATGATCCCTTACGTAATACACAAGTTGAGTTTGTTCATCTTTCCCTGTTTGTAAAACGATATAATCGCTTAATACTCCTATAAGCCTGCCTTCTCTAGAATCAGGCCCGCCTTTAAACACCCTCACCGATTTTCCTGTTAAAGCATCAAGGTACGGTAAACCAACAGTCTCTGCCATTTTTCCTTTAGCCTCCAATAGTTATTTATACTTTAATGATATCCGTACTGCATATATATGCGCCTGCTTTCTAATACGGACTCTGCTTATCACCCATTTTGTAGGAAATCGTCGTACGCCTAGAAATCCCCTTTTGAAAAATCACTTTTTCCATTCTATTCAACTTTTAAAAAAGGGCCTTACTTTTTAATAAAAAAACCCCGGAATTTTTTCCGGAGTTACATCAACAAATCTCTATATAGAATGAAATGGCTTTCCTTTGCCCGGATTTTGTCACGGTCATATGCAGCTTGCCTGCGTTTTTCAAGTTAGGATGGACAATTCCTTCATTCTCAACTTTCACTAAGCACCACCCTCCTTAACTGAAAAAAACTCCAAATGAAATTTGGAGCATGACATTTACCTATGTTTTTCCTTTAGCCACCCGATTACCGATTTCCCACCTTTTTCGCGGAGATCTTCGGCTTCTTCCTTTCCAATGGCCTTTCCATCCTTGATTACGATTACCTCATCGAGGATGTTTTCGACTTCCTCAATTTCATGAGTCGCCATGATAACCATTTGCCTTTCAAAATCGATAGAAGATAGCAAGCTCCGGACAATCGAATCCCTGACCATAACGTCCAACCCTGAGAATGGTTCATCCAATAATACGACCGGTGCCTCCCGAGAAAGGGCTAGCACTAATTTAAGCCTTCCCCGATTACCTTTCGACATCGTACGGACCTTCTTCCGGACATCCAATTTCATGGTTTCCAGCATTTCAATTGCCTTATCCCGATTAAAATCACCAAACTGCGAAGCATGAAAATCAATATACTGACCTGCCGTAAAATTGGGATAGAAAAAATCAAGCTCTGTCAGATAAGAAACAACAGAAGCTGTCCTCCTGCATACCGGCATCCCAGCGACCGTCACCTCACCATGATCCGGTTTCGCGAGACCCGCAATCAGTTTGAGCAATGTTGACTTACCGCTTCCATTGGCTCCTAACACCCCATAAATCTTCCCCACTTCAAATGTGAGTGATACACCATCAAGGGCAGCAACGCTTCCATACTTTTTCGATACATCATGCAGTTCAACCGTCATTCCGCATCCCCCTGCTTCTTCAAAAACTGCTGTACCGCTGTCAGCATTTCTTCTCTCGACAAGCCAATTTCTTTCATGTTCTCAACGAATGCCTCAATAACTTCCGTTCGGATCCGGGTACGCAGTGAAGCAATCAGCGCCGGATCATTTTTCACGAATGTACCTTGCCCCCTTCTCGTCTCCACAATTCCATCCCTCTCAATTTCGGTATAAGTACGCTGTATCGTATTCGGATTGACACCCATTTCGACAGCCATTTCGCGGACCGATGGCAACTTATCCCCACTCTTTATCTCACCCCGTACAATTGAATAACAAATTCGATCGGCAACCTGTAAATAAATCGGTTTTGAAGCATGAAAATCCTCTGGCATCCTTTACACCTCAATCTTTCGATCCAGCAGCCAACATGAAGCAAGGAACATTATCACTAATCCAATAACATCCAACCCGCTTGTCAAAAGCGAAATATTTCCCCCGCCTTCTAAATAAAACTCCAATTTGGATTGAGACAAGCTAAACGACGAACCGCTAAAAGCTGGTACAGCCCATATATCATCCAGTTTCTGATATAGCATTGTCTGGCCAACCCAATTTTTCAATAAAACCGTTCCTATAAACAGAAGAAACACTAACAGCCAACGAATATTTTTAATAAGTTGAATCCTTGCGAGTGCATGATACACTACCCATAAAAACATCATAAGCACAGCTATGACAATACTAACCGCCGTCATAACCCCGCATACCTGTAACAGGCCTATCAACTCCATATTTTCCAGCTGAAAGTCTTGCTGGAAATAACTAGTTGGTACCCTAAAAGCCACAAAAACTAAACAGCAGGCAAATAAAATGGAAATCACCTGAAATAGTACACATGACAATAATTTACTTCCAAGCAACATCGCTGCAGACTGGGGATTGTAAATCCACAATTGCGTCTTCCCTTCATAATTCAAACATCCAAAAATCAAAGAGAACATAATAAATGGTTGCAAGATCATAATTACCCAGGTAGACATATAAAAAATACCTGCAACTTCCCAATACCTGGATACTAAAAAAGAAATAAACACAAATCCAACTTGCGCAACCAACAACCACAAAAGTGTGGATTTCCCAATCAACCACTCCTTTAGCACTAAACCTTTAAATGAATTCAATTTTTCCAACCCCTTAAGAATTGTTCTAGTTACATAGTACACAGTTACACCAAAATATGTCAAAGGTATTATAAAATAGCAAAATATACTATTATTTTATTAAGAAATTAAATATAATAGATTAAGTGGTTACAAAAAGAGGAAGGAAGTAAAATATGAGACATGAAAAGAAGAAGAAAAAGAAACGGACATGGCTGAAGGTAGTCGGGATAATTGTCCTACTTTTTATATTAGCAGGGGGAGCTTTTGCCTACTCGGTATGGAATTCACTGACTAAAACTGTTGATACGATGCATACACCAATAGACCGTACTACAGATAAACGAACTAAGGACCTCGCACTATCAGATCAGGAGCCATTCTCGATGCTCATGCTCGGTGTCGATGAACGTGATGGCGACAAAGGCCGTTCAGATACTATGATCGTCTTGACAGTCAATCCACAAAAGAAATCGGTCAAAATGCTAAGCATTCCGCGTGATACACGGACCGAAATCGTCGGTCATGGTACACAGGATAAAATCAACCATGCATTTGCCTTCGGCGGCGCAAAAATGTCCATGGATACCGTTGAAAACTTTCTTGATATCCCAATCGACTATTATATGAAGATCAATATGGAAGGCTTTAAGGATATCGTGGACGCAGTCGGCGGCGTGACCGTGCAAAACGATTTGGACTTCACTTATGAAGGCGTCCATTTTGCAAAGGGAAGCATTAATCTAAATGGAGAAGATGCGCTTAAATATTCACGAATGAGATATGATGATCCGAATGGTGATTATGGCCGTCAATCCAGACAACGTTCCATCATCGAGGCTGTCATCAAGGAAGGCGCTAGCCTTTCATCACTGACGAAATACGATGATGTCTTCGATGCATTAAGTAAAAATATCCAGACGAATTTAACGTTTGATGACATGATGGACATCCAAAAGAACTACAGAGATGCTAGCAAAAGCATAACACAAGCAACCATTCCAGGAAATGGAACGAAAATCGACGGAGTCTACTATAATATCGTGTCGGATGAAGAAAAAGAAAAGGTCCAATCCGAATTAAAAGAACAATTATCCATCAAATAAGAAAAAATGAAAGAGCTGTCCGGACCCGCATCCCGACAGCTTTTTCATTTTCCCCGTCCAATATTCTGACAAAAAACGAACTCCAATTGTAGAGATTTGTTGGAATTTTTGTTGTTTATTAGGCACTAAAAGACGGTATAATCTAATATGAGCTGACAATTCCATCTTCCCCTTGCCCCTATAATCACTTGACACTATCATTCACTGGACCCAGAATTCCATCAACCGTCATTCATCAACTATAATAAATAATCCTAAACAAAAGGAGTGGATTTATATGAAAATCAAAGCAGGCAGCTGGGCTATGCTAAGCAAACAGGACAAAATGTTTATTCTGAAAGCCATCAGTGATCGATCAAGAATGAAATATGTTTCATGAGAAGTGGCTCTTTTCGGCAATACATGAGAGCAACGCCTCTCCCTTTTCAATAAAACGAACTCGAGCCTGAAAAAGGAGAGGAATCTATTTAAACCGATAATCCCATTACAAACAGCATTCGCCTTTTTCTTTGATAATATAGCTATCTTGTTCCATATAAACACCCCAATGCGAGAATTGAAGACCTGTGTAACTGGAATTTCATAGGCCGCTTTATGCTGCCCTCCAACCCTATCCAGAATCCAGTTCTTCACTTTCTTAGTATCGGCCTACAAATCATACTGAAAGGCCTATACTTCCATATTGTAAAATCGCTCGGTAAATGAAAAATCATACAAGCCACCCACATAGCGTAGCATTCATAAACGACAAAAAAGAAGCATGATGCAGACATGCTCCTTAATTAAATGTATTGAAAATAAGTACTTCAGATCCGATTACGCCTTCTCCTTCGATAAATGAAAAGAAAACAGAAGATTCCAAGCAAACCGCCAAACGTGTCCAGCATGACATCCTGCCATAAAGGGGTACGGCCACCGGTTATTTTCTGATGCAATTCATCTGCACTCGCATAAAAAAGGACACATATCAGAGCCCCTGAAAACGAAAGAATAGGATTCCTTACAAAACTTCGCCAAACACCCAAAGTCAATAAACCAAACACAAAAAAGATAAAAAGATGGGCACCCTTCCGAATGAAAAACTCCACAAAACCACTCACTCCAGCAGTATGGGCACTAACCTCAACCCCTCCATACATGAATGATATGCCACTTAGCTTATCATACCAATACGGCGTATTGAACTGCGCCAAAAAAGGGGTAACGCTTTGCTCCTCATACGTCTGCGAGGAAAAAAAGAAGATCAGCATCGCCCATGAAATGAGAAGGATGGGGAATATGTATTTACTTTTCATATTTTGATAAACCCTTCCCTTTTACCTCTTAGTTCTTTTTATATTGTTCCATAATTTCACTTACAATAAGATCCTGATTAGACTCCCCTATTGTAAAAGTGCCTTTTATTATATCAAAAAGTCCATTTTAAATTTCCACTCCAATAAAATTGAGCGCCATTATGTGATTGGAAAGAACAAGTGCAAATAATTAAAGAGAGTGTCGATTCCGACAACAAGAATTTATCAGTCATCGGTATCGGTTCTTTCAGGCCGATTGATTTAAGAGTAAAAAGTATGGCCAAAGTACTTCCTCTTTCATTAATATCGTCTAAAGGGCTTCTATATAGGCAATTATCATATAGAAACCTTTCTGGCTAAATGATTCCTAAAAGGATTATTGTGGGTATGTTGGTTAAAATAACTTTTATTGTTTGCCAAGAAAGTATGAAGTACTAGACCTCAAGTGGCGTTTTTTAGACATAACTTGTTATCAATTCCATTTTACCTGATGCGACTAGTTCCTTCACTTCACGTGTAATAATAAAGTGATCACCTTTTTTCACCTCAAACATATCACTATCGGTAAGGATCCTTCCGCTCCCTTCAATTATACTTAGTAGTTGAAAGGAATCACGTATTACTACTTGATAATTAGATCCTGAAATTTTATGATGAATCACGGTGAAATCAGGGACTTCAATAAGTAGCGTTTTTTCACCACTGATTACTATTTCTTTTACCGTGTTAATGGGATCTGGCGAATCAGGAACAGTTGTTACCTGAAGTGCCTTTTCAAGATGAAGTTCTCGCTTTTTCCCTATAGAGTCGACTCTGTCATAGTCGTATACACGATAAGTTGTGTCCGATGATTGTTGGGTTTCTAAAATCACTATGCCCTTCCCGATTGCATGTACTTTACCACTTTTCACGAAAATGAAATCGCCTCGCTTTACGGGTTGTCTTTGGAGGAGCTCGTCCCATTTCCCTTCTGAAGTCAGGCTTTTCATTTCTTCTTTTGTTTGAGCTTTGTGGCCAAGAATTATTTCTGCATTTGGCTCTGCATCAAGTACATACCAACATTCAGTTTTTCCGTAAGACTCACCTTCCAGGTCAAATGCTTGTTGATCATTTGGATGAACTTGAACGGATAAATCATCGTTAGCATCGAGTATCTTAACAAGCAGTGGAAATGCATCCATTTCGTAGTTTCCAAATAGCCTGTCCCGATGATCACGCCATAGTTCAGATAGATGTTTACCGGTAAATTCCCCCTCTTCTATGATGCTATCTCCGTGTTGATGTGCAGATATTCCCCAACATTCACCTATTAGTCCATCAGGGATTTGATAGAAAAAGTCTGTCTCCAACTTACGGCCTCCCCAAATTCTTTCTTGAAAGATCGGTTTAAGTTTTAAAATCGACATGGTTTCACTTCTCCTATTCTGTTAAAATCTGGGTAATTCGAAAAAGGAAGACTGATGGCTACCAGTCTGTCTAAAAAGCAGTCATCCATTGTCGCTAAGCAGAAAAGTTACGAAAATATTCGTCTCCTTCAACATTTTCTGGAACCACAATCATAAAAATTGGCTTAACAGGATTGCTTTTTATTAGCTTTACCACACTTTACTTTCTGTTTTCTTTGCTAAGACGTTGATTAGTATAAAAACTGCTTATATATTTTTCTCTTACCTCGTAAGGGAAATTATAACTAAACCTAAAGAGTTAATACAGATGAAAGGATAGATATTGAATGCATTACCTCAAATTAATGCACTAGAATTCAGTACTCACCAACAGTTTTTGCTACTTCATTTCAGTGACTTATTGCGTGAACCATAAACAATTAAAACACCACAATTCAAGGCTTCTTTTCCTTGTTTTTTGTAAAAAGGATTAACCCTGTAATCATAAAAAGTAGTGTGGAAATTCTATAATTATGAAGAAAATAGTTATCAAACATCCCCTGAAATAACACAGTAGCATAGGAACCAATTAAAGCTATATAGATTGGATTTTTTGTATTAACATACCTTTTCACAGATATGAATAACACTCCAAACATGAGTAACGCTAGTGAAAAAACACCCAAAATCCCACTCCAAGACCAAACTATTAGAAAATTATTATGTGGAGGTAGTTTACTCAAACTTTCGCCCATTTGAAATGATATTTGTTCCCACCCACCATAACCCAATCCAAAAATTGGATGAATGTGTGATAATGCAAATCTCCATATCTCCATTCTAGGGTCAGATTGTATTGCATTTATGCTTAATCTATCGACAACATTACTAAAAAGACCGGTGTTAGCAAAAATAATGCCTAATAGTAAAACAGGAAAACTTAGCAATATAATTCTAACCCAAGTTTTCTTCTTTTTAATGTTTATTAGTATTAATATTAAAATAGTGAAAGCGATAGCACCTATTCCAGCTCGTGAATTTGTACTGATTAAAGCCAAAAAGTAAATAATGATTATAACATTATAATACCTTCTTGTACTCTTAAGCCTTAAAGATATTGAAGTCCAAAATAACATCCCAAAAAATACTGCGGCTACATTTGTATTCACAAAAAAGGTACCTGCTTTCCTTGGGTCTAATATGTTGTTATAACCTTCTCCAAACAAAACCGATAAAGCACCAGAATCTATAAATAAACTAGCTAAAGAGCTTTGCAAGAAACTAATTTCTAAGTCTGGAAGAAGCAAAAAAATTACATTTAGAACACCAATAGGCAAACCTAATAGGATGATATTTTTTAATATTATTTCCACCGAGTAATTGTTCGCTATTTGCTGCCCTACAAGTATAGTCATAAATGCAATGAAATTCAAAAGAGTTAGATGTATTCCTAACCGTATATCAGGAGCGTATAGTAACCCAGCACTTATACCTAAAAAATATAAAATGAAAATCCATGTTGCCTTTTGTTTTATATGAGTTTTAAAAGAAAAAATAAAAGAAAGACAACCCAAAAAGACCAAAAGGGCATAGCATACATTAAAGTTAGCACTACCAAACGGGATGAAAATTAAATACAAACAAAAAAATGGAATAGTATATAAATACAATAGTTTTTGATTCACAAAAAAATAAACTAGAAAGACCAATGACACTAAAATAATTGGATGATACACAGATGCTCCTATTGCGTACAATAAGCCAATTATGCATAGTATTATTTCTCTATAGTTGCTTAAACCTATCTTATTGACCATGAAATTTTTACACCTTTCAAGTTTATATAGTTCTATTCTACCATAAAATTAAATCAGGAATATTAGTAGCTTCAAACTTTGTAAAACATAATCATTTAAATAAACTTATATTCTGCGATTAGCTATCTTATATCTAATAGTCTCACGGTTAATTAGTCTCTAGCGGTAAATTAATCATATTTTTTTCAATCTAAAACTCATTACATCTGAAAACCAAGCAATTACTATGCCAAAAATTTTCACGTAATATATTTGTTCTCCTAAAAAAGAGTTAACAAGGGCGTCGTTGATCTAATCTTTTGTTCAAAGTAAAAGATAAAACTGTGTTATATTACATGAGAGATTTACTTATCTGAATTGTTTCCGAATAGACTTAAGCATTGATGTAAAGAGATTTACTTGTTCTTTATTTATGTATTTATTATATTTTACAATCAAATCCTGAGTTTTTTGACCTCCTTATAGTAAGAACTCTAATCGAAAAAAATTGCAATGCATTAACCACTCCAACTTTATAAAGTGAAGAATTTCAAACCGTTTTTTTTATATATTTTGGCACAAATAAAGAGATTCAAAGGGCTACCATTTCAATTCTAGAAATATCTTATTTCAACTATTTTTTATAGATTGTTAATTCGAGTAAACTTTCTCTTTTAACTACATTTCTTCCACTTAATTTCTCCCATAAAGAACATCTTGTACCTAAAAGTATAGCATTATCATCATTGTATCTATTAGAAATTTTCATTGACTTGCATTTTATTACTCTAATCATCGAGGACAGTTTTTTTATACTTATAATCCCTTTATATAAGAGTAGTATGTTTTTGAAAATCATCTTATAATTATATACTTTGGGCTATTAGTTAACTCTAAATTTATTGAAGCCCCACCCTGTACTTTTCCAATTTCCTCACCGTATAATGAAAATATTCGGCCTTTATTAAAATTGAACGGAGTATCTACACGGTGTGTATTTTCTGAAGTCCAAAAGACAATTGTTTTTTCATTCTTTTTATTTGTAAAAATTAGAATGTAATCATTTGGATTACCTATTTCAATTCTTTTATTTAAATTAAAGCCATTTAAAATATAATTCATAGTATTAATAGCCATATATGATTTTTTAGGAACTTTGGAATCATTTTGTCTTAATCCAAAATGATGTTCTCCATTACGAGGATCAGTACCATCATTTTTCCAGTCATACCAAATGCTTATAGGAATATCGGATAGTAGATTAATTAGAAACATCCTAACCAAATAATTTGCTTGAGAATCTTCATTTAAATTAAGTCCATCCAACCACTCAACTGTTGGGTATCCCCATTCACCTGAAAATATAGGTATATCTCTATCGGTATATATACTCATCATATTTCTCAGATTTTTATAATCATTAGCAACGGTTTCTGGATTTTGTGTTCTGTAGGGATGAACAGACAAAGCATCGATATAATCTAGTATTCCTTTTTTAAATATTTCTTCTAACCATAGTAGAGACTCACCCTCTAATCTTGCCAAGGCTGGAGCCACTACAACTCCACTTGGATCATTCTCTTTTATAGTCTTTGAAACTCTTTTCAATAGAGAAGAATATTCTTTAATGTTAGGTTTAGGCTCCCAAAAACTCCCATTAGGTTCATTCCAGATTTCCCAAATTATTTCTTTATCCTTGTATCTTGATGTTACTTCGCTTACATACCTAACAAAGGCATCTTGTCCTTTCTTTGTTACAATTGATTTGTTTTCCTCATATAATCGATTGCTGTAATTCAAAATATAGTATGGCCGTATGTTATTGCTAACTAATGCATTAGTTAATTCATCGTATCCTCTATCCTCAAAATCAAATACTCCTGGCTCTTTTTCTATACTCTCCCATGTAATATCTTGCCTTACTACTTTAAAACCAGCATCTTTTATTAAATTTATATCTATTGAATTTCCTGTAAGGTGAGTATTAACACCAAAGCCATTAGGAATTGTGCGAGAAAATTTATTTTTATTCTTATCTTTATCTTTATCTTTTTTCTGTTCTACAATTTTAAAGCATAAAAGATTAACTAAAAGTAGCAATGTAATTATTATAAACACATTTCTTTTGTTGAACTTAAAATAATTGCTTTTTTGCATTTTTTCACCTCATCCTTTTGTTTATTCATTATTTTCGTTTTTTGGATTAAATCAATTTTTTCAGCAACTTCAAAAGACCATTCATTCGAATATTTCAATTATATATGATCTTCTAATGTGATGAGACTATAAAAGATATTAACACCCTTAAATTTTCCAATATATACCTTATAGATTTCCAACGTGTACTTATTGTCCCATTCATACCAAATGGTTCTGATTCAAGTACATGACGTATTCTTACTACATCACTTCATTGATTTTACGATGTACATAGCGGATTTTTGTTTTCTTTCAAAGAAGAATAATGACCTCTTCTGTGCGACCGTACTTCTTTAACAGCTTTTGTTAACCTGCGAAACAGTTCAATCATG
This window contains:
- a CDS encoding DUF2642 domain-containing protein, with the protein product MLAKHIGQYMELELSGNINEAGILIEVSSDIIVLYTGKAYRYIPFRHIKNFSFPIIDEEIGSGGEPEIDETSFRKLLMNAKGMFVEILLTKKNSVHGYIVGIMNNYFVFYSPVFKTMFISMDHLKWLSVCDDAKGPYGLNKGEQLAQVSSLSWARTLEEQVKKLTNKLVVLDLGMHPQNIGMISAVKDGIIEMVNAQGEAIFVNMRHVKSFHFPQ
- the manA gene encoding mannose-6-phosphate isomerase, class I; amino-acid sequence: MSILKLKPIFQERIWGGRKLETDFFYQIPDGLIGECWGISAHQHGDSIIEEGEFTGKHLSELWRDHRDRLFGNYEMDAFPLLVKILDANDDLSVQVHPNDQQAFDLEGESYGKTECWYVLDAEPNAEIILGHKAQTKEEMKSLTSEGKWDELLQRQPVKRGDFIFVKSGKVHAIGKGIVILETQQSSDTTYRVYDYDRVDSIGKKRELHLEKALQVTTVPDSPDPINTVKEIVISGEKTLLIEVPDFTVIHHKISGSNYQVVIRDSFQLLSIIEGSGRILTDSDMFEVKKGDHFIITREVKELVASGKMELITSYV
- a CDS encoding VanZ family protein codes for the protein MKSKYIFPILLISWAMLIFFFSSQTYEEQSVTPFLAQFNTPYWYDKLSGISFMYGGVEVSAHTAGVSGFVEFFIRKGAHLFIFFVFGLLTLGVWRSFVRNPILSFSGALICVLFYASADELHQKITGGRTPLWQDVMLDTFGGLLGIFCFLFIYRRRRRNRI
- a CDS encoding cellulase family glycosylhydrolase: MQKSNYFKFNKRNVFIIITLLLLVNLLCFKIVEQKKDKDKDKNKNKFSRTIPNGFGVNTHLTGNSIDINLIKDAGFKVVRQDITWESIEKEPGVFDFEDRGYDELTNALVSNNIRPYYILNYSNRLYEENKSIVTKKGQDAFVRYVSEVTSRYKDKEIIWEIWNEPNGSFWEPKPNIKEYSSLLKRVSKTIKENDPSGVVVAPALARLEGESLLWLEEIFKKGILDYIDALSVHPYRTQNPETVANDYKNLRNMMSIYTDRDIPIFSGEWGYPTVEWLDGLNLNEDSQANYLVRMFLINLLSDIPISIWYDWKNDGTDPRNGEHHFGLRQNDSKVPKKSYMAINTMNYILNGFNLNKRIEIGNPNDYILIFTNKKNEKTIVFWTSENTHRVDTPFNFNKGRIFSLYGEEIGKVQGGASINLELTNSPKYIIIR
- a CDS encoding O-antigen ligase family protein, with translation MVNKIGLSNYREIILCIIGLLYAIGASVYHPIILVSLVFLVYFFVNQKLLYLYTIPFFCLYLIFIPFGSANFNVCYALLVFLGCLSFIFSFKTHIKQKATWIFILYFLGISAGLLYAPDIRLGIHLTLLNFIAFMTILVGQQIANNYSVEIILKNIILLGLPIGVLNVIFLLLPDLEISFLQSSLASLFIDSGALSVLFGEGYNNILDPRKAGTFFVNTNVAAVFFGMLFWTSISLRLKSTRRYYNVIIIIYFLALISTNSRAGIGAIAFTILILILINIKKKKTWVRIILLSFPVLLLGIIFANTGLFSNVVDRLSINAIQSDPRMEIWRFALSHIHPIFGLGYGGWEQISFQMGESLSKLPPHNNFLIVWSWSGILGVFSLALLMFGVLFISVKRYVNTKNPIYIALIGSYATVLFQGMFDNYFLHNYRISTLLFMITGLILFTKNKEKKP
- a CDS encoding ABC transporter ATP-binding protein, translated to MTVELHDVSKKYGSVAALDGVSLTFEVGKIYGVLGANGSGKSTLLKLIAGLAKPDHGEVTVAGMPVCRRTASVVSYLTELDFFYPNFTAGQYIDFHASQFGDFNRDKAIEMLETMKLDVRKKVRTMSKGNRGRLKLVLALSREAPVVLLDEPFSGLDVMVRDSIVRSLLSSIDFERQMVIMATHEIEEVENILDEVIVIKDGKAIGKEEAEDLREKGGKSVIGWLKEKHR
- a CDS encoding GntR family transcriptional regulator is translated as MPEDFHASKPIYLQVADRICYSIVRGEIKSGDKLPSVREMAVEMGVNPNTIQRTYTEIERDGIVETRRGQGTFVKNDPALIASLRTRIRTEVIEAFVENMKEIGLSREEMLTAVQQFLKKQGDAE
- a CDS encoding polyisoprenyl-teichoic acid--peptidoglycan teichoic acid transferase TagU, with the translated sequence MRHEKKKKKKRTWLKVVGIIVLLFILAGGAFAYSVWNSLTKTVDTMHTPIDRTTDKRTKDLALSDQEPFSMLMLGVDERDGDKGRSDTMIVLTVNPQKKSVKMLSIPRDTRTEIVGHGTQDKINHAFAFGGAKMSMDTVENFLDIPIDYYMKINMEGFKDIVDAVGGVTVQNDLDFTYEGVHFAKGSINLNGEDALKYSRMRYDDPNGDYGRQSRQRSIIEAVIKEGASLSSLTKYDDVFDALSKNIQTNLTFDDMMDIQKNYRDASKSITQATIPGNGTKIDGVYYNIVSDEEKEKVQSELKEQLSIK